A window of Sphingobacterium sp. SRCM116780 contains these coding sequences:
- the lpxB gene encoding lipid-A-disaccharide synthase yields the protein MKYYLIAGETSGDLHGSNLINALKAEDAEATFKIVGGDQMEQATQQKALIHTSEMAFMGFVEVLKNLGTISRNLKKVKEDILKERPDCVILIDFPGFNLKIADFAKKKGIKTCYYISPKVWAWNQKRVVKIKRIVDHMFCILPFEVDFYKKWKMPVDYVGNPLLDAISAYKFNPNFIADQQLSERPIIALLPGSRKMEIAKLLPIMANLTYLFPMHQFVIAGAPNFDKTYYQQYIGEQQIPVVFNATYDLLKHAEAAVVTSGTATLETGILKVPQVVVYKANVISIWIAKQVIKVKFISLVNLINDFLSVRELIQDDCTTYDIAEELAQLINKPEYRASVMENYDILAEKLGQPGASQKTAKLIVQYLK from the coding sequence ATGAAATACTATCTTATAGCAGGCGAAACTTCCGGAGATCTACATGGTTCAAACTTAATCAATGCGTTAAAAGCGGAAGATGCTGAAGCTACTTTTAAAATTGTGGGTGGAGACCAAATGGAACAGGCTACACAACAAAAGGCACTGATTCACACTTCTGAAATGGCTTTTATGGGCTTTGTAGAAGTATTGAAAAATTTGGGAACCATTTCTAGAAATCTAAAGAAAGTCAAAGAAGACATTCTTAAAGAACGACCTGATTGTGTTATTTTAATAGATTTTCCAGGATTTAATCTCAAGATTGCTGATTTTGCAAAGAAAAAAGGGATCAAAACCTGTTACTATATCTCTCCAAAGGTATGGGCTTGGAATCAAAAACGGGTCGTTAAAATCAAGCGGATAGTCGATCATATGTTTTGTATTCTACCTTTTGAAGTTGATTTTTATAAAAAGTGGAAAATGCCCGTTGATTATGTAGGAAATCCTTTGTTAGATGCCATTTCTGCATACAAATTTAATCCGAACTTTATTGCAGATCAGCAACTATCAGAAAGACCCATCATAGCTCTGTTGCCTGGAAGCCGTAAGATGGAAATCGCCAAGTTATTACCCATTATGGCAAATTTGACTTACCTCTTCCCTATGCATCAATTTGTCATTGCAGGTGCTCCAAATTTTGATAAAACCTATTATCAGCAATATATAGGTGAACAGCAAATTCCTGTTGTCTTTAATGCAACCTACGATTTATTAAAACATGCTGAGGCAGCAGTGGTAACAAGTGGAACAGCAACGTTGGAGACCGGGATCTTAAAAGTTCCGCAAGTTGTGGTCTATAAAGCCAATGTGATCTCGATTTGGATTGCCAAACAAGTGATCAAAGTAAAATTTATCTCGTTGGTCAATTTGATCAATGATTTTTTATCCGTTCGCGAATTGATTCAAGACGATTGCACGACGTATGATATTGCAGAAGAATTAGCGCAATTAATCAATAAGCCGGAATACCGCGCAAGTGTGATGGAAAATTATGATATTTTAGCTGAAAAACTAGGACAACCAGGTGCCTCTCAGAAAACAGCAAAATTGATTGTTCAGTATTTAAAGTAA
- a CDS encoding amino acid permease, with translation MLFKKSISKLIAEAEQNGQGTLKRTLSSSGLIALGVGAIIGAGLFSLTGIAAADHAGPAVVLSFIIAAVGCGFAGLCYAEFASMIPVAGSAYTYSYATMGEFMAWIIGWDLVLEYALAAATVSVSWSQYFNQLLLTLGVELPTQFLHGPWEGGVVNVPAIVIVCLLSLLLMRGTQESSFVNNILVILKVAVVLIFIVLGWGFITEANHTPFIPVNHGEELVKSGQLGFWSFLKSDDFGHFGISGILRAAGVVFFAFIGFDAVSTAAQEAKNPKKGMPIGIIGSLIICTLLYVLFSYVLTGLAPYTEFKGDAKPVATAFAKTGYTFLNTALIVTIIAGYTSVILVMLLGQSRVFYSMSKDGLLPKLFSDLSKRQTPWKTNLIFMVFVSIFAGFVPVSDLGHMVSIGTLFAFTLVCIGILVLRKTEPNLDRPFKTPFVPVIPILGILVCVLMMASLPIESWERLAIWMVVGVVIYFVYSKKNSKIRKEYAEEHKLED, from the coding sequence ATGCTTTTTAAAAAATCAATTAGCAAATTAATTGCAGAAGCAGAACAGAATGGTCAAGGTACCTTAAAACGTACACTCTCTAGTTCTGGGCTTATTGCATTAGGAGTAGGTGCTATTATTGGCGCTGGACTATTCTCGCTTACAGGTATAGCAGCAGCAGATCATGCTGGTCCCGCCGTAGTCCTCTCTTTCATTATAGCAGCTGTAGGTTGTGGATTTGCAGGGTTATGTTATGCAGAATTTGCCTCTATGATTCCTGTTGCAGGATCAGCATACACCTATTCATATGCCACTATGGGTGAATTTATGGCTTGGATAATTGGCTGGGATCTTGTTTTAGAATATGCACTTGCAGCTGCGACGGTATCCGTTAGTTGGTCACAATATTTCAATCAACTCTTATTGACCTTAGGTGTAGAACTCCCTACACAGTTTTTACATGGTCCCTGGGAAGGAGGTGTCGTCAATGTACCTGCTATCGTTATCGTCTGTTTACTTTCTTTGCTTTTAATGCGAGGAACACAGGAATCTTCCTTTGTTAACAATATTTTAGTGATTTTAAAAGTTGCTGTTGTTCTCATTTTTATTGTATTGGGTTGGGGATTCATTACCGAAGCTAATCACACACCATTTATTCCCGTTAACCATGGAGAAGAATTGGTAAAAAGTGGTCAGTTAGGTTTTTGGAGTTTCTTAAAAAGTGATGATTTTGGTCATTTTGGTATTAGTGGGATTTTAAGAGCTGCTGGAGTTGTATTTTTTGCCTTTATTGGATTTGATGCGGTAAGTACAGCTGCTCAAGAGGCAAAAAACCCGAAAAAAGGAATGCCTATTGGTATCATTGGTTCTTTAATTATCTGTACACTATTGTATGTGCTCTTTTCTTACGTATTGACAGGCTTAGCTCCTTATACTGAATTTAAAGGGGATGCAAAACCAGTTGCTACCGCTTTTGCAAAAACAGGATATACCTTTTTAAATACCGCTTTAATTGTAACGATTATCGCTGGATATACTTCTGTTATCTTAGTGATGCTGTTGGGTCAAAGCCGTGTCTTTTATTCTATGAGTAAAGATGGTTTATTACCGAAACTCTTTTCTGACCTATCGAAAAGACAAACCCCATGGAAAACAAACTTAATCTTCATGGTTTTCGTAAGTATTTTTGCAGGTTTTGTTCCCGTATCCGATTTGGGTCATATGGTGAGTATCGGTACTTTATTTGCCTTTACTTTAGTCTGCATTGGTATCCTGGTGTTACGAAAAACTGAACCTAATTTAGATAGACCATTTAAAACACCATTTGTACCAGTGATTCCTATTTTGGGTATTTTGGTATGTGTGTTAATGATGGCTTCCCTGCCAATAGAATCATGGGAACGCTTAGCGATCTGGATGGTCGTAGGTGTGGTCATCTATTTTGTATACAGTAAAAAGAATTCCAAGATTCGAAAAGAATATGCCGAAGAGCATAAGCTAGAAGATTAA
- a CDS encoding nucleoid-associated protein, with translation MFFHQDATFEQLSIHRVGNKSQEEFYILSEQSVSLENDEVLPPLLMQYFMGPFAKINEVYRLFHPNGELELNEIYYFTKQFFKGQLPFHEFSQQVAKHLYEVCMHPKIKPGEVYIVSLKNVQIEGENHDAIGIFKSENKETYLKVYPNQGGFQLDYEQEAININKLDKGVIIVNVEEEEGYKVLVVDQTNKTEAVYWKDDFLKIKIRNDDFNQTGNYLKVYKNFVTEKLDDMFELGKADKIDLLNKSMNYFKEKETFDQEEFEEEVIGNPIAATMFNDFRAGFEDEFETPFQSSFDIADKAVKKMEASYKTVLKLDKNFHIYLHGKREYVERGFDEDKGMNYYKLYFENES, from the coding sequence ATGTTTTTTCATCAAGATGCTACTTTTGAACAACTTTCCATCCATCGTGTAGGAAATAAATCGCAAGAAGAGTTTTACATTTTATCAGAACAGTCTGTTTCATTGGAAAATGATGAGGTATTGCCACCTTTATTGATGCAATATTTTATGGGGCCATTTGCAAAAATAAATGAAGTATATCGGTTATTCCATCCTAATGGCGAATTGGAATTGAATGAAATCTATTATTTCACCAAGCAGTTTTTTAAAGGTCAATTACCCTTTCATGAATTTTCACAACAAGTGGCCAAACATCTCTATGAAGTGTGTATGCATCCGAAGATTAAACCAGGAGAGGTCTACATTGTATCTTTGAAAAATGTACAAATTGAGGGAGAAAATCACGATGCCATTGGTATTTTCAAATCTGAGAATAAGGAAACTTATCTAAAAGTATACCCGAATCAAGGTGGTTTTCAATTGGATTACGAGCAAGAGGCAATCAATATCAATAAATTGGATAAAGGTGTTATTATTGTCAATGTAGAAGAGGAAGAAGGGTATAAGGTTTTGGTAGTCGATCAAACCAATAAAACTGAAGCCGTGTATTGGAAAGATGATTTCTTAAAGATCAAAATCCGTAATGATGATTTTAATCAAACAGGTAACTACCTGAAAGTCTATAAGAACTTTGTTACGGAAAAATTAGATGATATGTTTGAATTAGGAAAGGCTGATAAAATTGATCTGCTTAATAAATCAATGAATTACTTCAAAGAGAAAGAAACTTTTGACCAAGAGGAATTTGAAGAAGAAGTAATCGGCAACCCTATTGCAGCGACGATGTTCAATGATTTCCGAGCTGGTTTTGAAGACGAATTTGAAACTCCTTTTCAAAGTAGCTTTGATATCGCGGATAAAGCCGTGAAAAAAATGGAGGCGTCTTACAAAACTGTTTTAAAATTGGATAAAAACTTTCATATCTACCTCCACGGTAAACGGGAATATGTGGAGAGAGGTTTTGATGAAGATAAAGGTATGAATTACTATAAGTTATATTTTGAAAACGAAAGCTAA
- a CDS encoding PhzF family phenazine biosynthesis protein: MKLTIYQVDTFTDEVFKGNPAAVCPLNEWLSDELLLRIAAENNLSETAFYIRKENTFEIRWFTPHVEVDLCGHATLATAFVLYHHENYQQPIINFYSPP, encoded by the coding sequence ATGAAACTGACAATCTATCAGGTAGATACTTTTACAGATGAGGTATTTAAGGGAAACCCTGCAGCAGTCTGTCCGTTGAATGAATGGTTGTCTGATGAATTGTTATTGAGAATCGCTGCAGAAAACAATCTTTCAGAGACTGCTTTTTACATTCGCAAAGAAAACACATTTGAAATACGTTGGTTTACACCTCATGTAGAGGTTGACCTCTGTGGACATGCAACACTTGCCACAGCATTTGTTTTGTATCACCACGAAAATTACCAACAACCTATTATTAACTTTTACTCTCCCCCGTAG
- a CDS encoding M1 family metallopeptidase: MKRLTLLSLGILSLSLSTSTFAQQKNNYSYTAAFAPLFFKNNGDEFRSASGKPGPAYWQNNADYKIAATLDDQKKTITGKVEINYTNNSPDQLDYIWLQLDQNMFSKKGRGQAISPLTKSRYGDANSSFDGGYTVSSVTDLAGKAVDYIITDTRLQIRLPQPLQAQGGKIGFKIQYSYPIPEYGADRTGILKTAKGDIFAIAQWFPRLCVYDNIRGWNTMPYTGPGEFYREFGDYQVEITAPANHIVILGGELLNPQEVFTSEQLKRYEQAKTSDQTVIIRSATEVADSHSRPHKKSLTWKYTLNHAQDIAWASSASFIIDAARINLPSGKKSLAISAYPEESNGNNAWERSSEYTKAAIENYSNKWFEYPYPVAVNVASNVGGMEYPALSFCGNKAKAESLWGVTNHEFGHNWFPMIVSSNEREFGWMDEGFNTFINEISTENFNNGEYVKKVGDENSQAVRFTDPRLEAMMTTPQNMNEGNIGILLYYKPAYGLKLLRNQIIGKERFDFAFKKYIADWAYKHPTPEDFFRSMENGTGENLNWFWRGWFVNNWQLDQAITKVNYLNNDPKQGAVITVENLEKLPMPVVIEATTVSGQKIRKKLPVEIWERNKSFDFKIDSKEPLQSVQLDPDKVFPDHDPENNTWTSK; the protein is encoded by the coding sequence ATGAAAAGATTAACATTGCTATCACTAGGTATTTTATCATTATCGTTATCTACTTCAACTTTTGCTCAGCAAAAGAATAATTATAGCTACACAGCAGCATTTGCACCCTTGTTTTTTAAGAATAATGGAGATGAATTTCGTTCAGCAAGTGGCAAACCGGGACCAGCTTACTGGCAAAATAACGCGGACTATAAAATAGCTGCAACTTTAGATGACCAGAAAAAAACCATTACTGGAAAAGTAGAAATTAACTATACGAATAACAGTCCTGATCAATTGGATTATATTTGGCTGCAATTGGATCAAAACATGTTTTCAAAAAAAGGACGTGGTCAAGCCATCTCTCCCTTAACAAAAAGCAGATATGGAGATGCCAATAGTAGTTTTGATGGTGGTTATACCGTCAGCTCTGTGACCGATTTAGCAGGCAAAGCTGTGGATTATATCATTACAGATACACGTCTTCAAATCAGACTTCCTCAACCTCTTCAAGCTCAAGGTGGTAAAATAGGTTTTAAAATACAATACTCCTATCCCATACCTGAATATGGTGCTGATCGAACCGGTATATTGAAAACTGCAAAAGGTGATATTTTTGCAATTGCCCAATGGTTTCCTCGATTATGTGTGTATGACAATATAAGAGGTTGGAATACCATGCCCTATACAGGCCCAGGTGAATTTTATCGTGAGTTTGGTGATTATCAGGTCGAAATTACGGCGCCTGCAAACCATATCGTTATACTGGGTGGAGAATTGTTAAATCCACAAGAAGTCTTTACATCAGAACAGCTTAAACGATACGAACAAGCAAAAACAAGTGATCAGACGGTCATTATCCGTTCTGCAACGGAGGTTGCAGATAGCCATTCAAGACCTCATAAAAAAAGTTTAACTTGGAAATATACCCTCAATCATGCACAAGATATTGCCTGGGCTTCATCCGCATCTTTTATCATCGATGCAGCTCGTATTAATTTACCTAGTGGCAAAAAGTCATTGGCTATTTCTGCTTATCCAGAAGAAAGCAATGGCAATAATGCTTGGGAACGTTCTTCCGAGTATACAAAAGCAGCCATTGAAAACTATTCCAACAAATGGTTTGAATATCCCTACCCTGTTGCCGTTAATGTTGCTTCCAATGTTGGAGGAATGGAATACCCTGCCCTATCCTTTTGCGGCAATAAAGCAAAAGCTGAGTCCTTATGGGGAGTAACCAATCATGAGTTTGGCCATAATTGGTTTCCAATGATTGTTTCAAGTAATGAAAGAGAGTTTGGCTGGATGGATGAAGGTTTTAACACCTTTATAAATGAAATCTCAACCGAGAACTTCAATAATGGTGAATACGTCAAAAAAGTTGGGGATGAGAATAGTCAAGCAGTCCGATTTACGGATCCTCGCCTTGAAGCGATGATGACGACCCCTCAAAATATGAATGAAGGAAATATAGGTATTTTACTTTACTATAAACCTGCCTATGGGCTTAAGTTATTGCGCAATCAGATTATTGGAAAAGAACGTTTTGATTTTGCCTTTAAAAAATACATCGCGGATTGGGCGTACAAACACCCTACTCCTGAAGATTTTTTCCGTTCTATGGAAAATGGTACAGGTGAAAATCTAAATTGGTTTTGGCGTGGATGGTTTGTAAATAATTGGCAATTGGACCAAGCCATTACAAAAGTGAACTATTTAAATAATGATCCCAAACAAGGGGCAGTTATTACCGTAGAAAATTTAGAAAAACTCCCAATGCCTGTTGTCATAGAAGCCACAACAGTATCTGGACAAAAAATACGTAAAAAATTACCAGTGGAAATTTGGGAAAGAAATAAGTCATTTGATTTCAAAATAGATTCCAAAGAACCACTACAGTCTGTGCAGTTAGATCCAGACAAAGTTTTTCCTGACCACGATCCTGAAAATAATACCTGGACTTCTAAATAA
- a CDS encoding FtsB family cell division protein, whose amino-acid sequence MDRFLALIRNKYFLAGIAFTVWMCFFDRNDLATQYSYQHQKSNLEKEKAFYEKENQNIIETIADIRSDQKEVQRIAREKYKMKKENEDVYVVTEVEPLEK is encoded by the coding sequence ATGGATAGATTTTTAGCACTTATTCGAAATAAATATTTTTTAGCAGGAATCGCATTCACCGTATGGATGTGTTTTTTTGACCGCAATGATTTGGCAACACAATACAGTTACCAACATCAGAAAAGTAATTTGGAGAAAGAGAAGGCTTTCTATGAAAAAGAAAATCAGAATATTATTGAGACAATCGCTGATATTCGATCTGATCAAAAGGAAGTTCAAAGAATCGCCCGAGAGAAGTATAAGATGAAGAAGGAAAATGAAGATGTATATGTGGTGACGGAGGTTGAACCGCTAGAAAAATAA
- a CDS encoding DUF3810 domain-containing protein yields MKSSYRKPLICTIILLIMIGILSLLEGNTAFVEHYFSRSWYPLFSYLPQFVLGYLPFSFGDLFYAGIIVYLLVLFISIFKYLLKKTYTKSIQSAIYLINMILGLYLFFYISWGMNYYRSPIAQNTDLSTDSLKLADYLILLEKSLDSTNYLRSQVNPKDWVAKSEKIKDDMERLVITDTTFQYFLSTTLIHAKGPLNSSWVSYFGVSGYFNPFTHEAHVNQAMPVFSSPFTYVHELAHQQGIGFEDEANFIAYVRLKNHPETFYRYSNYLQTTSYLLRELRGIDKDLFLTYKDRLSSAVLSDLKEEAEFWSTYTGWINKVSDLFYNGYLKHNNQSEGLARYDRMTRLVLAYELKQHGCLVKPKTTK; encoded by the coding sequence ATGAAATCCAGCTATAGGAAACCTTTGATTTGTACGATCATCCTTCTTATCATGATCGGAATACTTTCCTTACTGGAAGGCAATACTGCTTTTGTGGAGCATTATTTTTCGAGATCATGGTACCCTTTATTTTCTTACTTACCACAATTTGTATTGGGTTATTTACCCTTTAGTTTTGGTGATCTATTTTATGCAGGAATTATCGTTTATCTACTTGTGCTATTCATTTCTATCTTTAAGTATTTATTAAAAAAAACTTATACAAAATCTATTCAATCAGCTATTTATTTGATCAATATGATCTTAGGTTTATATCTGTTTTTTTATATCAGTTGGGGAATGAATTATTATCGATCTCCGATTGCACAAAATACGGATTTAAGTACAGATAGTCTTAAGTTAGCCGATTATTTGATTCTATTAGAGAAGAGTTTGGATTCTACCAATTATTTACGCTCTCAAGTTAATCCAAAAGATTGGGTAGCTAAGTCTGAAAAAATTAAAGATGATATGGAACGATTAGTGATAACTGATACCACATTCCAATATTTTCTGTCGACGACATTAATTCATGCAAAAGGACCATTAAACAGTTCTTGGGTATCCTATTTTGGTGTATCAGGCTATTTTAATCCTTTCACGCATGAGGCGCATGTTAATCAAGCAATGCCTGTTTTTTCAAGTCCATTTACCTATGTGCATGAACTCGCACATCAGCAGGGAATTGGTTTTGAAGATGAGGCTAATTTTATCGCCTATGTGCGATTAAAAAATCATCCCGAAACGTTTTATCGTTACTCCAACTACTTGCAGACAACCTCTTATTTGTTGCGTGAATTAAGAGGAATTGATAAAGATTTATTCCTTACGTATAAAGATCGACTCTCAAGCGCAGTTTTAAGCGATTTGAAGGAGGAAGCTGAATTTTGGAGTACCTATACAGGTTGGATTAATAAAGTCTCTGATTTGTTTTATAATGGCTATTTGAAGCATAATAACCAATCGGAGGGACTCGCCCGTTATGATAGAATGACCAGACTGGTGCTTGCTTATGAATTAAAGCAACATGGTTGTCTAGTCAAACCTAAGACGACCAAATAG
- a CDS encoding TlpA family protein disulfide reductase, translated as MKSFFLLFLMSLFGFSAYTQNDSANGYKLFVNLEKAPFDSLSLQDYTENKTILFTGRKVSEFTWMFLIPDSIALNSERMMLLISQYDSTSNATRNVRFFSRKYGERKIISNVGVEDSINYINARYEGKTIFKDEKFSVQINNKDSIILGDIVCEDFELIVTNDSSDIAIRSQDPYFSWFLSYDNKKNISYEDYLSSYVNLSKRYPDSRFLISSLSGNLDNYKSKKDVKDIYDNFSEKHKQSKWAKKIERFLFDKFYNISLPNLTLGTREEIIQDTTKYNLVVFSASWCKPCIEEIPILKKIYQDLQENLNLTYISIDEEKDLKAFQKLLVTYNIPWRSLFAYENPQGVKDLYFVKGIPHCLFIYPNGNMEIIDVRKDELRKKIYTQVLP; from the coding sequence ATGAAAAGTTTTTTCCTTCTATTTTTAATGAGTTTATTTGGATTTTCTGCTTACACTCAGAATGACTCTGCTAATGGATATAAACTATTTGTCAATTTAGAGAAAGCTCCATTTGATTCTTTGTCTTTACAAGACTATACGGAGAACAAGACTATTTTATTTACAGGGAGAAAAGTTAGTGAATTTACTTGGATGTTTTTAATTCCTGATTCAATAGCATTGAATTCGGAACGCATGATGTTGTTGATTTCCCAATATGATTCAACCAGTAATGCCACTAGAAATGTACGTTTTTTTTCAAGGAAATATGGGGAAAGGAAAATAATATCAAATGTAGGTGTTGAGGACAGTATTAATTATATTAATGCTCGTTACGAAGGAAAGACAATATTTAAAGATGAAAAGTTCTCTGTACAGATAAATAATAAAGACTCCATAATTTTAGGCGATATCGTTTGTGAAGATTTTGAATTGATCGTTACAAATGATAGTTCAGATATAGCCATTCGCTCGCAAGATCCTTACTTTAGTTGGTTTTTATCATACGATAATAAAAAAAATATCTCTTATGAAGATTATTTGTCATCGTATGTAAACTTATCGAAAAGATATCCTGATTCAAGGTTTTTGATTTCCTCTTTATCTGGTAATCTTGATAATTATAAATCAAAAAAGGATGTGAAGGATATTTATGATAATTTTTCTGAAAAGCATAAGCAGTCAAAATGGGCAAAGAAAATCGAACGGTTTTTATTTGACAAATTTTATAATATTTCTTTACCAAATTTGACTTTGGGAACACGTGAAGAGATTATTCAAGATACAACGAAGTACAATTTAGTAGTTTTTTCTGCTTCCTGGTGTAAACCTTGTATCGAAGAGATTCCTATATTGAAGAAAATATATCAAGACTTACAAGAAAATTTAAATTTGACATATATTTCTATTGATGAAGAGAAAGATTTAAAAGCATTTCAAAAATTACTCGTTACGTATAATATTCCATGGCGATCATTATTTGCTTATGAGAATCCTCAAGGAGTTAAAGATCTGTACTTTGTAAAGGGAATACCGCATTGTTTATTCATTTATCCTAATGGAAATATGGAGATAATTGATGTAAGAAAAGATGAACTAAGAAAAAAAATATATACTCAGGTTTTACCATAA
- a CDS encoding histone deacetylase has product MLKIAFHPEYIHPVREGHRFPMGKYELIPLQLLHEGLVKKENFFQPALATFETACLAHDPEYVKSVFDLALDAKMIRRIGFPLTKSLVDRERYLLNGTIQAALYAQEYGVAFNIAGGTHHAGYDFGEGFCLLNDQAVAARYLLEQQLATRILIIDLDVHQGNGTAHIFADDDRVFTFSIHGEKNFPFIKERSDLDIPVADGITDVTYLALLETHLPQLFEKVKPNFVFYQAGVDILETDKLGKLKLTAAACKMRDALVFEHCLQQQVPVQVSMGGGYSVHMKDIVNAHCQTYKTAIDLYKF; this is encoded by the coding sequence TATATTCATCCCGTACGTGAAGGTCATCGGTTTCCGATGGGAAAATATGAATTGATTCCCTTGCAATTGCTGCATGAAGGACTGGTGAAAAAGGAGAATTTTTTTCAACCTGCTTTGGCTACATTTGAAACAGCATGTTTAGCCCATGATCCTGAGTATGTGAAATCCGTTTTTGACCTTGCTTTGGATGCTAAGATGATCCGCAGAATTGGCTTTCCATTGACCAAAAGTTTGGTCGATCGTGAACGATATCTATTGAATGGAACGATACAAGCAGCGTTATATGCACAGGAATATGGAGTAGCATTTAATATTGCTGGAGGAACCCATCATGCAGGTTATGATTTTGGAGAAGGGTTTTGTTTGCTCAATGATCAAGCTGTCGCTGCTCGCTATTTATTGGAACAGCAATTAGCAACACGGATCTTAATCATTGATTTGGATGTGCATCAAGGAAATGGTACGGCACATATATTTGCAGATGATGATCGCGTTTTTACTTTCTCAATACATGGTGAAAAGAACTTTCCATTTATTAAAGAACGATCAGACTTAGATATTCCTGTGGCAGATGGTATAACCGATGTGACCTACTTAGCGCTATTAGAAACACATTTACCGCAGCTTTTTGAGAAAGTAAAACCTAATTTTGTTTTTTACCAAGCTGGTGTTGATATTTTAGAAACGGACAAATTGGGTAAACTGAAGCTAACAGCAGCAGCTTGTAAAATGAGGGATGCACTGGTTTTTGAGCATTGTCTGCAACAGCAAGTCCCTGTTCAGGTAAGTATGGGAGGTGGATATTCCGTTCATATGAAAGATATTGTCAATGCACATTGTCAAACTTATAAAACGGCAATTGATTTATATAAATTTTAA
- a CDS encoding PhzF family phenazine biosynthesis protein, protein MFVLNFPTDNFFKTELSQELLSTTNKKPIAAYKGKTDYMLVFEQEEDIRDIQPNLPLIAGLNARGVIVTAKSTTYDFVSRFFAPAVGVNEDPVCGSAHTTITPYWTEQLNKYELIAMQISERSGRLYCRLLNDRVELGGQAILYMKGEIFI, encoded by the coding sequence TTGTTTGTATTAAATTTTCCAACAGATAATTTTTTCAAAACAGAGTTGAGCCAAGAACTGTTATCTACTACAAATAAGAAACCTATTGCTGCTTACAAAGGTAAGACAGATTATATGTTGGTCTTCGAGCAAGAAGAAGATATTAGGGATATACAACCGAATCTGCCGCTGATTGCAGGATTAAATGCAAGAGGAGTTATTGTAACAGCAAAAAGTACGACCTATGACTTTGTTTCTCGCTTCTTTGCACCTGCGGTAGGGGTAAATGAAGATCCTGTGTGCGGCTCTGCTCATACCACAATCACTCCTTATTGGACTGAACAACTTAATAAATACGAATTAATAGCTATGCAAATCTCTGAGCGATCTGGACGACTATACTGTCGCTTATTAAACGACAGAGTGGAATTGGGGGGCCAAGCAATATTGTATATGAAAGGTGAAATATTTATTTAG
- a CDS encoding ArsC family reductase codes for MLQVYGIKNCNTVKKALNWLEENQIAYIFHDFKKEGISEKQLQDWEKQISWEKLLNKKGTTWKKLDAEEQATVMDATSANQVLIQHTSMIKRPVIEGGKQIIVGFDENEYASFLK; via the coding sequence ATGCTACAGGTATACGGTATTAAGAATTGCAACACAGTAAAAAAAGCGCTGAATTGGTTAGAAGAAAATCAAATTGCCTATATTTTTCATGATTTTAAAAAGGAAGGTATTTCGGAAAAACAATTACAGGACTGGGAAAAACAAATTAGTTGGGAGAAACTGCTGAATAAAAAAGGAACCACTTGGAAGAAACTAGATGCCGAAGAACAAGCAACAGTAATGGATGCAACTTCTGCTAATCAAGTTCTCATTCAACATACCAGTATGATCAAACGTCCCGTAATTGAGGGAGGTAAACAAATTATAGTAGGGTTTGATGAAAACGAATATGCTTCTTTTCTAAAATAA